The following is a genomic window from Parabacteroides johnsonii DSM 18315.
GGGAAATTTCTTTATAGCGTTTGGCTTCGTAGTCGGAATTAAGCTGCTGTAAAGCCTTATCCAGTAAGGAGGCAAAATTATCCAGCGAAGGCGGCATTTTCTCGAATTCGATCATCCATTGATGGCGGCCTTTCGCCTTGTCAAGCATAAAGAGGGGAGCGGCGGTGTATTCTTTCACTTTGGCTCCTGTCTGGCGGCAGACGCTGCTGATCGCTTTGTCGGCATTGTCTACCATCAACTCTTCTCCGAAGGCATTGATAAAGTTCTTGGTACGTCCCGATATCACGAATTTGTGCGGATAAAGGGAAGTGAAACGGATTGTATCACCGATCTGGTAACGCCATAATCCGCCGGAGGTCGTGATCACCATCGCGTAGTTTTTCCCCACCTCTACAGCTTCCAACGGAAGGACGGTCGGGTGTTCTCTACCTACCTCGTTAATCGGGATAAATTCATAAAAGACACCGTAGTCGATCATCAGCAGTAGGCTGTGTTCTGCCGGATCGTCCTGGAGACCGAAAAATCCTTCCGATGCGTTGTAGGTTTCCATGTAATGCATCCGGTTGGAAGGGATCAACGCCTTGTACTGGTCCCGGTACGGTTCGAAACTGATCCCGCCGTGGAAGAATACCTCCATATTGGGCCAGACATCTGTCAGGTATTCGCTTCCTGCCTTTTGCAATACCGCCTTGATCAGTACCAGCATCCAGGAGGGAACACCGGACAAGCTGTTCACGTCGGCTTTCCAAGTGCTCTCGACGATCGCCTTGATCTTGCTTTCCCATTCATCCATCAGGATAATCTTTTTGTCGGGGACGCGGATCAGGTTGACAAGAGGGTTCAGATTCTGTAACAGGACGGCGGAAAGGTCCCCGCAATGTGCATTCCGGTTCAAAGGGGAAGGGCTGTGGCTTCCGCCCAATATCAACCCTTTGCCGGCAAAAAAATGACTGTCGGGATGATTCCGTAAATAGATGGAAACGGTGTCGAAACCACCTTTGTAATGACACCCTTTCAGAATTTCGGGTGTGACGGGAAGGAACTTGCTTTTGTCGTTTGTGGTGCCGCTGCTTTTTGCGTACCACCGCACGACCGAAGGCCAGAGAATATTCTTTTCTCCGTTGATCATACGGGTGACGTATGGTTTTATGTCGTCATAGGTCTGCAAGGGAATCCGCTCACAAAAGTCTGCATATCCTTGAATACTTTTGTAGTCGTATTTTAGCCCCCACTCGGTATTTCGGGCGGTAGACAAAAGGGACTTCAACTGTTTGTGTTGGATGGCGTCTGCATCCTGGGCAAACTTTGCGATCTCTTTTTGCCTGGGGCGGAAGAGTAGTGATATTGTATTTGTCAGAATATCCATGCTCCTGTTGTTTGAATTGCATGCAAAGATACGATAAATTCCCTATCTTTGTGCAATGAGTACTTAATCCCGAAAAACGATGAAAATAGGTATCCTTTCCTCCGGTGGCGACTGTCCCGGAATAAACGCCACGATACGCGGTGTCGGTAAAACGGCCATTATGCACTATGGCATGGAAGTCATCGGTATACACAGCGGCTTTGTCGGCCTGCTGAATAAAGATGTCCAGACTTTCGACGAACGCAGCCTTTCAGGTATCCTGAACCTGGGCGGTACGATCTTGGGGACTTCCCGTGAGAAACCTTTCCGTAAACTTCTGGCTTCAGGCGAAAGTGAGAAACCGCAGCTCATCAGGCAGAATTATGAGGAGCTCGGTCTGGACTGCCTCGTCTGTATCGGTGGCAATGGGACACAGAAAACCGCCGGTATGCTCTCGGCGATGGGCTTGAATGTGATCGGTGTGCCGAAGACTATCGATAACGACATCTGGGGAACGGACATAACGTTCGGTTTCGATACGGCTGTCAATATCGCGACCGAAGCGATCGACCGCCTGCATTCGACTGCCAGTTCGCACAAGCGGGTGATGGTGGTGGAGGTGATGGGACACCATGCTGGATGGATTGCGTTGTATGCCGGCATGGCTGGAGGTGCCGATGTAATCCTGCTGCCTGAATTGGGTTTTGACATGGACAAAATAAACGAAGTGATTCTGGATCGTGCCCGTCGTGGTAAGCCTTATTCTATCGTGGTTGTGGCCGAAGGGATCGAAACGCCCGACAAGGAGCGCCCTTCCGTTTATGTGACGCGTGTCATAGAGGAAGCGACCGGGATAGAGAGCCGTGATACCGTTTTGGGATATATCCAGCGCGGAGGTAATCCTTCCCCCTTCGACCGTAACTTGGCTACCCGTTTGGGCGGACATGCTACG
Proteins encoded in this region:
- a CDS encoding ATP-dependent 6-phosphofructokinase translates to MKIGILSSGGDCPGINATIRGVGKTAIMHYGMEVIGIHSGFVGLLNKDVQTFDERSLSGILNLGGTILGTSREKPFRKLLASGESEKPQLIRQNYEELGLDCLVCIGGNGTQKTAGMLSAMGLNVIGVPKTIDNDIWGTDITFGFDTAVNIATEAIDRLHSTASSHKRVMVVEVMGHHAGWIALYAGMAGGADVILLPELGFDMDKINEVILDRARRGKPYSIVVVAEGIETPDKERPSVYVTRVIEEATGIESRDTVLGYIQRGGNPSPFDRNLATRLGGHATELIANGQFGRMVCMKGNEVESIPLSEVAGKLKLVTPEHDLIVQGKRMGISFGN
- a CDS encoding GH3 auxin-responsive promoter family protein; translation: MDILTNTISLLFRPRQKEIAKFAQDADAIQHKQLKSLLSTARNTEWGLKYDYKSIQGYADFCERIPLQTYDDIKPYVTRMINGEKNILWPSVVRWYAKSSGTTNDKSKFLPVTPEILKGCHYKGGFDTVSIYLRNHPDSHFFAGKGLILGGSHSPSPLNRNAHCGDLSAVLLQNLNPLVNLIRVPDKKIILMDEWESKIKAIVESTWKADVNSLSGVPSWMLVLIKAVLQKAGSEYLTDVWPNMEVFFHGGISFEPYRDQYKALIPSNRMHYMETYNASEGFFGLQDDPAEHSLLLMIDYGVFYEFIPINEVGREHPTVLPLEAVEVGKNYAMVITTSGGLWRYQIGDTIRFTSLYPHKFVISGRTKNFINAFGEELMVDNADKAISSVCRQTGAKVKEYTAAPLFMLDKAKGRHQWMIEFEKMPPSLDNFASLLDKALQQLNSDYEAKRYKEISLQPLEIQVAREGTFYEWLRRKGKLGGQHKIPRLSNDRTFIEELEKIYNL